One window from the genome of Betaproteobacteria bacterium encodes:
- a CDS encoding ketoacyl-ACP synthase III, which produces MRSRIAGTGGHLPDKILTNRDLESMVETTDEWIVARTGIRERRIAADGETASDLALAASRRALASAGLRPGDIDLIVLATSTPDMVFPSSACLLQRKLGIRHGAAFDVQAVCAGFVYALAIADQFIRSGMHRRALVVGAEVFSRILDWKDRGTCVLFGDGAGAVVLEASPEPGILSSHLHADGAYADILCTPGHVGGGKVLGDPTLKMDGGAVFKLAVRVLEESAQEALAANGLCVSDVDWFVAHQANVRIISHTARKLGIAPEKCVVTVDRHANTSAASIPLALDVAARDGRIKRGDLVLLTGVGGGFTWGSVLIRW; this is translated from the coding sequence ATTCGCTCCCGCATCGCCGGAACGGGAGGCCACCTTCCCGACAAGATCCTCACCAACCGCGACCTGGAATCGATGGTGGAGACGACGGACGAGTGGATCGTCGCGCGCACGGGCATTCGCGAGCGCCGCATTGCCGCCGACGGCGAAACCGCGAGCGACCTGGCGCTGGCCGCGTCGCGTCGCGCGCTTGCCTCGGCCGGTCTCAGGCCGGGCGACATCGACCTCATCGTGCTCGCGACCTCCACGCCGGACATGGTGTTCCCGTCGAGCGCCTGCCTGTTGCAAAGGAAGCTGGGCATCCGCCACGGCGCGGCCTTCGACGTCCAGGCCGTTTGCGCCGGGTTCGTGTACGCGCTCGCGATCGCGGACCAGTTCATCCGCTCGGGCATGCACAGGCGGGCGCTCGTCGTCGGCGCCGAGGTGTTCTCGCGCATCCTCGATTGGAAGGACCGCGGAACCTGCGTCCTCTTCGGCGACGGCGCGGGCGCCGTGGTCCTGGAAGCCTCTCCCGAACCGGGAATCCTTTCCTCGCACCTGCATGCCGATGGCGCATACGCGGACATCCTGTGCACGCCCGGCCATGTCGGCGGCGGGAAGGTCCTGGGAGACCCGACCCTCAAGATGGACGGCGGCGCCGTGTTCAAGCTGGCCGTGCGCGTGCTCGAGGAAAGCGCGCAGGAGGCGCTCGCGGCCAACGGACTTTGTGTCTCCGACGTGGACTGGTTCGTCGCGCACCAGGCCAACGTGCGCATCATTTCGCACACGGCGAGGAAGCTGGGCATCGCGCCGGAGAAATGCGTGGTGACCGTGGACAGGCACGCCAATACTTCCGCCGCCTCCATCCCCCTGGCCCTCGACGTCGCCGCACGCGACGGCCGCATCAAGCGCGGCGACCTGGTGCTCCTGACCGGCGTCGGCGGAGGCTTCACGTGGGGTTCCGTACTCATCCGGTGGTGA
- the plsX gene encoding phosphate acyltransferase PlsX has translation MKSVIAVDAMGGDHGPAVTIPGCLDFLAARPDARLLLVGLAGPLAAELARHGVAGQPGIEIVPATEVVGMDEDIRTAIRTKRDSSMRVAIDLVKQGRAQACVSAGNTGALMGTAKFVLKTLPGIDRPAICGVLPTRKGVVYMLDLGANADCSPDHLLQFAVMGATLAEVVEGRSRPTVGLLNIGSEEIKGNEVVKKAGELLKASTLNFYGNVEGDDIYKGTTDVVVCDGFVGNVALKTSEGIAKMMSDFLKQEYTRNLFTRAAALVSLPVIKAFRHRLDHRRYNGATLLGLRGIVVKSHGSADRLAFATALNRADAEAGHGLNERIAAEIGRLHGLGVLAGTGRAAAAQPAQ, from the coding sequence ATGAAGTCCGTCATAGCCGTCGACGCCATGGGGGGTGACCATGGCCCCGCGGTCACCATTCCTGGTTGCCTCGACTTCCTGGCGGCCCGGCCGGACGCCCGGCTGCTTCTGGTCGGCCTCGCCGGGCCGCTCGCCGCCGAACTCGCCAGGCACGGCGTCGCGGGCCAACCGGGAATCGAGATCGTCCCCGCCACCGAAGTGGTGGGCATGGACGAGGACATCCGCACCGCGATCCGCACCAAGCGCGACTCCTCGATGCGCGTGGCGATCGACCTTGTCAAGCAGGGGCGGGCGCAGGCATGCGTGAGCGCGGGAAACACCGGCGCCCTGATGGGCACCGCCAAGTTCGTCCTGAAGACGTTACCCGGCATCGACCGCCCGGCGATCTGCGGCGTGCTGCCCACCCGCAAGGGCGTGGTCTACATGCTCGATCTCGGCGCCAATGCCGACTGCAGTCCCGACCACCTGCTGCAGTTCGCCGTCATGGGCGCCACCCTGGCGGAGGTGGTGGAGGGGCGCAGCCGGCCCACGGTGGGGCTGCTCAACATCGGCTCCGAGGAGATCAAGGGCAACGAGGTGGTGAAGAAAGCCGGCGAGCTGCTCAAGGCGAGCACGCTCAATTTCTACGGCAACGTCGAGGGCGACGACATCTACAAGGGCACCACGGACGTGGTGGTGTGCGACGGCTTCGTCGGCAACGTGGCGCTCAAGACGTCCGAGGGAATCGCGAAGATGATGAGCGACTTTCTCAAGCAGGAGTACACGCGCAACCTGTTCACGCGCGCCGCGGCCCTTGTGTCGCTGCCCGTGATCAAGGCCTTCCGCCACCGGCTGGACCACCGCCGCTACAACGGTGCCACGCTCCTGGGATTGCGCGGCATCGTCGTGAAGAGCCACGGCTCGGCCGATCGCCTGGCTTTCGCCACCGCGCTGAATCGGGCGGACGCGGAAGCCGGCCACGGCCTCAACGAACGCATTGCCGCCGAGATCGGACGGCTGCATGGCCTGGGCGTGCTGGCCGGCACCGGCCGCGCTGCCGCGGCGCAGCCCGCGCAATGA
- the rpmF gene encoding 50S ribosomal protein L32, with translation MAVQQNKKSPSKRGMHRAHDFLTNPPTAVEPTTGETHLRHHISPSGVYRGKKVIKTKD, from the coding sequence ATGGCTGTCCAACAGAACAAGAAGTCGCCCTCGAAGCGAGGCATGCACCGGGCGCACGATTTCCTCACCAACCCGCCCACGGCTGTCGAGCCCACCACGGGAGAGACCCACCTGCGCCATCACATCTCGCCGTCGGGCGTCTATCGCGGCAAGAAGGTCATCAAGACGAAGGACTGA
- a CDS encoding DUF177 domain-containing protein — protein MSSPQTIDPERLTPKGTVFEGVLRPGDLENLSEALALPDGELRYRVTARLDGTQRRTVSCIINGFVFLTCQSTSEVFRHEVTLDDRLVLVGSEEELPAFEEESDREDFVVAASPVDVHSLVEEAVILALPMVPRKPGLAEPPETTAEKPQKPSSFAALAGLKKTK, from the coding sequence ATGTCCAGCCCCCAAACCATCGATCCCGAGCGCCTGACCCCGAAGGGTACCGTTTTCGAAGGCGTGCTTCGACCCGGGGATCTGGAGAACCTTTCCGAAGCGCTTGCCTTGCCCGACGGGGAGCTTCGCTACCGGGTCACGGCACGCCTGGACGGCACGCAACGACGCACAGTGTCGTGTATAATCAATGGCTTCGTTTTTCTCACGTGTCAGTCCACTTCCGAAGTTTTCCGGCACGAGGTCACCCTCGACGACCGGCTGGTGCTGGTGGGCTCGGAGGAGGAGCTTCCCGCGTTCGAGGAAGAGAGCGACCGGGAGGATTTCGTGGTTGCCGCGTCACCGGTCGATGTTCACAGCCTGGTCGAAGAGGCGGTGATACTCGCCCTTCCGATGGTTCCGCGAAAACCCGGGCTGGCGGAACCGCCGGAAACCACGGCGGAGAAGCCGCAGAAGCCTTCGTCGTTCGCGGCGCTGGCGGGCTTGAAAAAGACGAAATGA
- the maf gene encoding septum formation protein Maf: MDLKDYLLILASGSRYRAELLGRLGIPFDAWSPSIDESPLAGESCAETACRLARLKARAALDRFPGAWVIGSDQVAELDGRPIGKPGDRDCARRQLHAMRGRTVMFHTALCLLANGRAHEALVPTEVSFRQLADDEIERYLDREPAFDCAGSAKSEALGIALLAALRGDDPTALVGLPLIALCAMLRSEGAQVP, translated from the coding sequence ATTGATTTGAAAGACTATTTACTGATTCTTGCTTCCGGCTCGCGATATCGCGCCGAGCTGCTTGGCCGACTGGGCATCCCTTTCGACGCCTGGTCGCCGTCAATCGACGAGTCGCCCCTCGCGGGCGAATCATGCGCCGAAACCGCCTGCCGGCTGGCGCGCCTGAAGGCCAGGGCCGCCCTCGACCGCTTCCCCGGCGCCTGGGTGATCGGCTCGGACCAGGTGGCCGAACTCGATGGGCGCCCGATCGGCAAGCCGGGCGATCGCGATTGCGCCCGGCGGCAGTTGCACGCCATGCGCGGGCGCACCGTCATGTTCCATACCGCCCTTTGTCTCCTCGCCAACGGGCGCGCGCACGAAGCGCTCGTGCCCACAGAGGTTTCCTTCAGGCAGCTCGCGGACGACGAGATCGAGCGCTATCTCGATCGCGAGCCTGCCTTCGACTGCGCGGGAAGCGCCAAGAGCGAGGCGCTCGGGATCGCGCTGCTCGCCGCCCTTCGCGGCGACGACCCTACTGCCCTCGTGGGCCTGCCCCTCATTGCCCTCTGCGCCATGCTTCGCAGCGAAGGCGCGCAGGTGCCGTGA
- a CDS encoding SAM-dependent methyltransferase encodes MVPAALYLIPVPLADDVAPEAVLPAEVLARIRGIRDFVVENAKTSRRFLAACGHPGPLSALGMTVLDEHTKQADVAALLAPLRDGRALGLMSEAGAPAVADPGARLVAAAHAEALRVVPLTGPSSILLALMASGLEGQRFRFAGYLPVAGPDRMAAIRDLESRSAAAHETQVFIETPYRNDALLADLLRTCREDTRLTVAVDLTGSTEAIGTKSIGQWRRSPSPPGKRPAIFLLLANASRAKA; translated from the coding sequence ATGGTTCCTGCAGCCCTGTACCTGATCCCGGTGCCGCTAGCCGATGATGTCGCGCCGGAGGCGGTGCTCCCGGCGGAGGTGCTGGCGCGCATTCGCGGCATCCGCGACTTCGTCGTCGAGAACGCGAAGACGTCGCGGCGGTTCCTGGCCGCCTGCGGCCACCCGGGCCCCTTGTCCGCACTCGGCATGACGGTTCTGGACGAGCACACGAAGCAGGCGGATGTCGCCGCCCTTCTCGCACCGCTTCGCGATGGCCGGGCGCTGGGCCTCATGTCCGAGGCAGGCGCCCCGGCCGTGGCCGATCCGGGCGCCAGGCTGGTGGCGGCAGCCCACGCCGAGGCGCTGCGCGTCGTGCCCCTGACCGGGCCGTCGTCCATCCTGCTCGCGCTCATGGCTTCAGGACTCGAAGGGCAGCGTTTCCGGTTCGCGGGCTACCTTCCCGTGGCCGGGCCGGACCGGATGGCGGCCATCCGGGACCTCGAATCGCGCTCGGCGGCAGCGCACGAGACGCAGGTCTTCATCGAAACGCCGTACCGCAACGACGCGCTCCTCGCCGACCTGCTGAGGACCTGCCGCGAGGACACCCGATTGACGGTGGCCGTCGACCTTACCGGAAGCACCGAGGCCATCGGCACGAAGAGCATCGGCCAATGGCGGCGCTCGCCTTCCCCGCCGGGCAAGCGCCCGGCCATCTTCCTGCTGCTCGCGAACGCAAGCCGGGCAAAGGCCTAG
- a CDS encoding EAL domain-containing protein: MERVLRAINAALGRGSAPEGDTLGELGLVRQAFDQATVGLTLVSLDGDYLIVNRAYGELSGYATDELVGRNFRQLTFPEDVAADVAALARVRETGQCPPVVEKRLLRRDGGAVWVRRNSGLLRDSAGMPRFVIGAFDDLTERRARERALQSTTRFMSAIIETSPVAIYATDLDGMITLWNPAAERTFGFTRGEALGHRAPFVPADKKDEARLLREKTLAGEVLTNLELARQKADGTQIVINGSAAPLRDEDNRIVGLLVMCSDVTESKRIEAALNEQLHFTRALIDAIPSPVYFKDIEGRYRVYNRAWHELWGAGSNWEGKTVHDMFGNAIAELHDARDQPLYAQPSQVQYEAVMPTTSGHDREMLYSKVSFVDREGRIAGLIGTITDVTRYKETERALEASEARFRVLTESGLDLISVLGADGTILYQNLALGNLLGYEPGDTLGRNVFDLVHRDDVDSARAAFRRILETSHFREPLEFRIRHRDGQWRTFESLGTNCVDNPHIRGVVFNSRDVTERKVIQQRIQHLAYHDNLTGLPNRGLLQDRLAHSIARAERGGRKVAVLFIDLDNFKNINDTLGHDVGDELLRQVAQRLSGCVRAGDTIARQGGDEFIVLLDSLDDGRVASVVAQKILNALRAAFVLDGMEQHVSGSVGIAVYPGDGSDAQTLMKNADTAMFHGKGIGKNTYQYFTAQMNIAVKRRMTLESALRRAVLQKNFVLHYQPQVNLETGEIVAVESLVRWKTEDSGTVMPGDFIPLAEETGLISEIGEWVLREACRQNREWQDRGLAPRRMAVNLSARQFSDKAFLDTVIRVLQDTGLDPKWLELEITESQVMRQTDGMILMLNRLSEMGVHLAIDDFGTGYSSLSYLKRLPIQTLKIDQSFIRDITVDPNDAAIVVAIINMARSLDLQTIAEGVETAGQLAILRAKDCRVGQGYYFSMPMSADSVYPLLKRNNLYAREPARAP, encoded by the coding sequence ATGGAGCGGGTCCTGCGCGCGATAAACGCGGCTCTCGGCCGCGGCAGCGCCCCCGAGGGCGATACGCTGGGCGAACTGGGCCTCGTGCGCCAGGCCTTCGACCAGGCGACCGTCGGGCTCACCCTGGTGTCGCTGGACGGCGACTATCTCATCGTGAACCGGGCCTACGGCGAACTCTCCGGCTACGCCACCGACGAGCTGGTCGGCCGCAACTTTCGCCAGCTGACCTTCCCGGAGGACGTCGCGGCCGACGTGGCCGCGCTGGCCCGCGTCCGCGAAACGGGCCAGTGCCCGCCGGTGGTCGAGAAGCGGCTCCTGCGACGCGACGGGGGGGCGGTCTGGGTGCGGCGCAATTCCGGGCTCCTGCGCGATTCCGCGGGCATGCCCCGTTTCGTCATCGGGGCATTTGACGACCTCACGGAGCGGCGCGCGCGGGAACGGGCGCTGCAGTCGACCACACGCTTCATGTCGGCGATCATCGAGACCTCTCCGGTCGCCATCTACGCCACCGACCTGGACGGCATGATCACGCTCTGGAATCCCGCAGCCGAGCGCACCTTCGGGTTCACGCGGGGCGAGGCGCTCGGGCACCGCGCGCCGTTCGTGCCTGCCGACAAGAAGGACGAGGCGAGGCTTCTGCGCGAGAAGACGCTCGCCGGCGAGGTGCTCACCAACCTCGAGCTCGCCCGCCAGAAGGCCGACGGGACGCAGATCGTCATCAACGGGTCGGCGGCGCCCTTGCGAGACGAGGATAACCGCATCGTGGGGCTGCTCGTCATGTGCTCCGACGTGACCGAATCGAAGCGCATCGAGGCGGCCCTGAACGAGCAGCTGCACTTCACGCGGGCCCTCATCGACGCGATTCCCAGTCCCGTCTATTTCAAGGATATCGAGGGCCGTTACCGGGTTTACAACCGTGCGTGGCACGAGCTCTGGGGCGCCGGGAGCAACTGGGAAGGCAAGACGGTTCACGACATGTTCGGGAACGCGATCGCCGAGCTGCACGATGCGCGTGACCAACCCCTTTACGCACAGCCATCGCAGGTGCAATACGAGGCGGTAATGCCGACCACGTCCGGCCACGATCGCGAGATGCTGTACAGCAAGGTGAGCTTCGTGGACCGGGAAGGGAGAATCGCGGGGCTGATCGGCACGATCACCGACGTGACGCGGTACAAGGAGACGGAGCGCGCGCTGGAGGCCAGCGAGGCGCGCTTTCGCGTCCTGACGGAAAGCGGCCTGGACCTGATATCCGTGCTGGGCGCCGACGGAACGATCCTCTACCAGAACCTTGCGCTCGGCAACCTCCTCGGCTACGAGCCCGGCGACACCCTCGGGAGGAACGTCTTCGACCTCGTGCATCGCGACGATGTCGATTCGGCGCGCGCCGCATTTCGCCGGATCCTCGAGACGAGCCACTTCCGCGAGCCGCTCGAGTTCCGCATCCGGCACCGCGACGGCCAGTGGCGCACCTTCGAATCGCTGGGCACCAATTGCGTGGACAACCCGCACATTCGCGGCGTCGTGTTCAATTCGCGCGACGTGACGGAGCGCAAGGTGATCCAGCAGCGCATCCAGCACCTGGCCTATCACGACAACCTCACCGGGCTACCCAACCGGGGGCTTCTGCAGGACCGCCTCGCGCATTCGATCGCGCGCGCGGAGCGGGGCGGCCGGAAGGTCGCGGTGCTGTTCATCGACCTGGACAACTTCAAGAACATCAACGACACGCTCGGACACGATGTCGGCGACGAGTTGCTGCGCCAGGTCGCGCAACGCCTGTCCGGCTGCGTGCGTGCCGGCGACACGATCGCGCGCCAGGGCGGTGACGAGTTCATTGTCCTTCTCGACAGCCTCGACGACGGTCGCGTGGCGTCCGTCGTCGCGCAAAAGATCCTCAACGCGCTGCGAGCGGCGTTCGTCCTGGACGGGATGGAGCAGCACGTGAGCGGCTCCGTGGGCATCGCCGTGTACCCCGGGGACGGCAGCGACGCGCAGACCCTCATGAAGAATGCCGATACCGCGATGTTCCACGGCAAGGGCATCGGCAAGAATACGTACCAGTACTTCACGGCACAGATGAACATCGCCGTGAAGCGGCGCATGACGCTGGAATCGGCCTTGCGCCGCGCCGTGCTGCAGAAGAACTTCGTGCTCCATTACCAGCCGCAGGTGAACCTCGAGACCGGGGAGATCGTTGCGGTCGAGTCGCTCGTGCGCTGGAAGACGGAGGACAGCGGCACTGTCATGCCTGGCGACTTCATCCCCCTGGCAGAGGAGACCGGCCTCATCAGCGAGATCGGCGAGTGGGTGCTTCGCGAGGCGTGCCGCCAGAACAGGGAATGGCAGGACCGCGGTCTCGCCCCGCGGCGGATGGCGGTGAACCTCTCCGCGCGCCAGTTCTCCGACAAGGCGTTCCTCGACACCGTGATCCGCGTGCTGCAGGACACGGGGCTGGATCCGAAGTGGCTCGAACTCGAGATCACGGAAAGCCAGGTGATGCGCCAGACCGATGGCATGATCCTGATGCTCAACCGGCTCTCGGAAATGGGCGTGCACCTGGCGATCGACGATTTCGGGACGGGATACTCGAGCCTGTCCTACCTCAAGCGCCTGCCGATCCAGACGCTCAAGATCGACCAGTCGTTCATACGCGACATCACCGTGGATCCCAACGACGCTGCGATCGTGGTCGCCATCATCAACATGGCGAGGAGCCTCGACCTGCAGACGATCGCCGAGGGCGTCGAGACCGCGGGCCAGCTGGCGATCCTGCGCGCGAAGGATTGCCGGGTGGGGCAGGGTTACTATTTTTCCATGCCCATGTCCGCGGACAGCGTGTACCCGCTGCTCAAGCGGAACAACCTGTACGCCCGCGAACCGGCGCGTGCCCCCTAG